The genomic stretch TGCTTGTTGTTGGCATCGGTAGcatccaccgcctccttggGCACAGGTGATGGCACCGCGTTCTGGTTTtcaaccttcttctcctcgaccttttgctcaaccttcttctcctcgaccttttgttcaaccttcttctcggcctgctccttcttctcctccccggcttccttcttcttcttggcctggaTATCCCCGACCAGCTTCTGGACCTCCCGATCTTTCTCAGCTTGCTCAGCCGACTTCGCGTCAGACTCGGGAGCCTTGGTCGCGACCTCGATGCCCTCGGGGGCCACAACAgtctcgtcatcgtcgtcgtcgtttaGCTCGGATCCATAGATCTCGGGGTACTGTCTAAAGCAAGTTTGCATGCCCCTGTTTCCATTTGTCAGCATCACGGAGAAGTGGTGGCACGGTAAAACCTACTGGAACTTATCAATGCACTCAATGCCCTTGGGCTCCTCTTTGCTGTAGACGAAGCAGCTGAAGGCCGCCTTGAACTCCTCACCGCAGGGACCGTGGGCCATGCCGCCCAGGCAGGGACAGTCCCAGTTGATCTCTCCGGTCTCGGGGTTGAAAGCACCCTGCTGGGAGGCTTCTTGCTCGAGGGCCTCGGGCGAGCCGGGCTCAAGTTCTGTGGCAGCCGTCACTGGGGACTCGGTTGTTGGCTTAGACTCCTCCTCGTTGGCGACCTGCTCAATCTCGGCTGCTACCGCGGCCTTGGTAGcttgtggtgggggtgggggaggggcatgGCGACGCTTCTCCTCGATGAGGGCGTCGATGGTGGGGAGATCGGCCTCGGAGAACTCGGCGGGGGCGGTTTGCGGTTGAGCTGTGCCGGGCCAGAATGATTAGCACCGCATGATGGAGCAGAAAGGCATGAGAGACCAAGGCAGCAACTTACGGACTTGATCAGCAAAGATTGGGCTGGTGTTGTAGTAGTATAGCGCAGCACCGGCAAGACCCCATCGTACCACTGTTCCCTTCCATGTGCCAGTCTTCTTGGTGGAGGCCGATGTCGAGGCGAACCGGCGGGTGGGAGCGGTTACTAAGCTGGATGTGGTCGTCGGCGCTGGCCGAATTGCGCGCAAGGCGCAGCGCGCGGAGCGATACATTTTGGCTGCAGACTGGATTGGCaagtggtgggtggtggtgaagaaagCAGTACAAGACAGGAATGCAACAACACTGTGCTCCGGCCGAGTCCGGTGATCAACAAACGGCTGCCCCAGAAGATGGGATGGATCCCAAAATTTTGGTGATGACCTCCAAGGCCCATCCGGCACAGCGCAGGGAATTTACCGGATGCAATATGATTGGCCAATGGAGGGGAAGAACCCACAAATTCAGTCAGCTTCGGCACGGACATTTCTTGACTGCATCGCATCAACTGACATAATTGATGACACCTGCCAGGAACAGAGCTACCTATTTATTTTGACCTGTACTATCTCGGAGTTTTTGCTGCTAGTACACTAAATACAGAAGAAAACACTCTTCATAATACCTATTGCTGCCTTTGTCAACAGTCCACCACTCTTTAATCTCCTCGCTTACTCGGCGGCACATGTCGACCCATCCAGCTGGTTCTCCTCGGCGAGCCAGTCCTCATTCTGATACTTGcggttcttcttcttttgttttcccTTTTGCTTGACCGGCGCCGCAACTGGCTCGGCTGGTTTCTCACACTTAGCGATGGTATTTTCAGTGTTTTCTTCAGTAGCCCTCTCAGCAGCCCTGTCAGCACCCCTGTCAGCAGCCTTCTGGGCAAGCTTCTCGATAGCCTTCTCGGTGCTCTTCTCGAAAGACTTCTTCGCAGCAGGCTTCTCGGCGGGCTGAACAAGGTTGCTGTCGGCATTCTTGGAAGCAGCCTGATGGGTTTCTGTCTGTCTTGGGGCATTCGCTGTCCGCAGGCGAGGCTTCATCATTTTCCCCCCGGCACCGCGCTGTCCAGCATGATATGCCCGCGCCTCTTGCCCATCCACTGCAGCATCGCCTCTGAACCTCCGCGGCTTCTCGTTACCCGACAGAGCGGACGACACAAAGGAATAGTACACGGGAGCcatgcccttgcccttgccctgcTCCTTCCCTTGCATGCGATCTTCCTGTTCCTCGTCCCAATTGATAGTTTCCCAGCTGTCATCGATCGGGGCAGAGTCGTACAAGAGGGCGTTCTTGACTCGGCGGAACTTCCTGGAAGCGTAAAGGCTGAAGGCAGCGATGCCATTCTCTATGCAGGCCGCTTTGATGTTGTCACGCGTCCTGGGCATCGACACTTCTACCAAGTCATCGTCGTCCCAGTGGTCATCCCCTGGTGGGGTGACGGGGCTGCCGAGATCTACCGGGTGCATCATTTCTCTTTCGGCCTCGGCGATGATCGATTCGTTGCGTGGCTGCTTCCTCGTCAGTTATATTTGACTCGACGGCCGTTcctggaggggttggaatGCATACCTGCAACTTTGGTCTGGATGGTTTGGTTCGTCCGTTTGCGTAAGCGTTCCGGATTTCCTGGATGTTGATCTTGCCGCTCATGTGTGCCCCAGCCCCTGTGTCGGTATTTGGTTGTCTGGTGCTTGTCAAGGTGAGCGTGGACAGATGCCTAAacgacaaaaagaaaaaagccaaaGAGAAAATTCCAAAGTGCCATGGGCTTCTTTGAGGCTCAAAGTTACCTTAGTGTGTAGTGGAGCTTACCTTATCGTCCATCACACCCAACGAGAGGCTTGATGGCGCATTTGGAACCCTACAACTTTGCTCTCTCCTGAACCTTGACAATCGGCACGTACACCGAACCCTAACCACATGAGTGGAACAATGCAAATCATGCTAACATTTACTAGGCCGCAAAGAATCTTGTCATCAGCAAAACCATAATATCACCTATTTCTCCCAAGCCCCAACGCGGCCAGCAGGTTGGCAAgatctcccccaccaccgcctccccttcccccgtTACCGCcattcccacctcccccataCCCCCTGTTCCTCGCGACCCCCATGGTACGCGTGGTCATCCTACACGTCTCAAGCCACATGCTCGCCTGCTGGGCCTCTGTACTCCCCTGCTTCTTCGTCCCTTGATACGCCGTCACCAGCTTCTCAAAGCACATTTCGGCTTCTAGCCACAGGCCATCCTTCACGTACGACATGCCCAGCATGGCGAGCGCATTCTGGACCTCTGCAACCTTGAGTCCTTTCCTCGGCTCCAGCCACTTGAGGTAAAGCTCCATCCAGGGCCTTGACGCAGCCGGGAAGACACCAGGCCGTGGGGTGCCTGTCTTGGCGTAGAGTATCGCCATGGCCACCACCGCGGCCATGGTATCGGGGTGGTCTGGCCCGAGCGTCTCCTCCGTCTGGGACTTGGCTCGACGTAGCAAGTCACCGGCCTCGGTGATATCACCCAGCAGGATCTTGAGCTTGCCGTGGTTCCTCAGCGCGCGGAGGGTGACCCGGTTGGTGGGACCGACCGACTGCCTGAGCTTATTGTAGAGGTTTCGAATGCCGACTTCGGCAGAGATCACTTTGGGATTTGTCTTTTCGAGACCATAAGGGTCTGCGTCTGGCGAGGGGGTGCTGATCTCGACCAGGTCAATCACTGCCGACACTACCAGGACGTGGTTCTCGCCCAGTACTTCGGAGAGGGCTGCGAGACGGTGCTGC from Podospora pseudopauciseta strain CBS 411.78 chromosome 3, whole genome shotgun sequence encodes the following:
- the MIA40 gene encoding Oxidoreductase (EggNog:ENOG503P1RY; COG:U; BUSCO:EOG092651BA), whose translation is MYRSARCALRAIRPAPTTTSSLVTAPTRRFASTSASTKKTGTWKGTVVRWGLAGAALYYYNTSPIFADQVPQPQTAPAEFSEADLPTIDALIEEKRRHAPPPPPPQATKAAVAAEIEQVANEEESKPTTESPVTAATELEPGSPEALEQEASQQGAFNPETGEINWDCPCLGGMAHGPCGEEFKAAFSCFVYSKEEPKGIECIDKFQGMQTCFRQYPEIYGSELNDDDDDETVVAPEGIEVATKAPESDAKSAEQAEKDREVQKLVGDIQAKKKKEAGEEKKEQAEKKVEQKVEEKKVEQKVEEKKVENQNAVPSPVPKEAVDATDANNKQ